In Raphanus sativus cultivar WK10039 chromosome 5, ASM80110v3, whole genome shotgun sequence, the following proteins share a genomic window:
- the LOC130495117 gene encoding PRA1 family protein B1, giving the protein MASPPTIPVTNQQAAQSQPPINTPAFRTFFSRLSSSIRDGLSQRRPWTELVDRSSMARPESLTDALSRIRKNLAYFKVNYAAVVSLVLAFSLFSHPLSLLVLVGLLAGWMFLYVFRPADQPLVVFGRAFSDRETLLGLALVTVVVVFMTSVGSLLTSALMIGVAIVCLHGAFVVPDDLFMDDQEPANAGLLSFLGGSAASGRV; this is encoded by the coding sequence ATGGCCAGTCCACCGACGATCCCCGTCACCAATCAGCAAGCCGCTCAATCCCAGCCGCCGATCAACACGCCCGCCTTCCGCACCTTCTTCTCCCGCCTCTCCTCCTCGATCCGCGACGGCCTATCGCAGCGCCGCCCCTGGACGGAGCTCGTGGATCGGAGCTCCATGGCGCGGCCCGAGTCCCTCACCGACGCTCTATCCCGGATCAGGAAGAATCTCGCCTACTTCAAGGTGAACTACGCCGCCGTCGTCTCCCTCGTCCTCGCCTTCTCCCTCTTCTCGCATCCCCTCTCCCTCCTCGTCCTCGTCGGCCTCCTCGCCGGGTGGATGTTCCTCTACGTTTTCCGCCCGGCGGATCAGCCGCTCGTCGTGTTCGGGCGCGCTTTCTCCGATCGGGAGACGCTGCTCGGCCTCGCGTTGGTTACGGTCGTTGTGGTGTTTATGACGAGCGTCGGGTCGCTTTTGACGTCGGCGTTGATGATCGGCGTCGCGATTGTTTGTTTGCACGGTGCGTTTGTGGTTCCGGATGATCTGTTTATGGATGATCAGGAGCCTGCTAACGCTGGGTTGCTCTCGTTCCTTGGTGGTTCTGCTGCCTCGGGGAgagtttaa